A DNA window from Haliovirga abyssi contains the following coding sequences:
- the speE gene encoding polyamine aminopropyltransferase: MEFWFSEFHLPGLKYSLKVKECLYSGKSEYQRLDVFETEEFGRAFTLDGILMVTEKDEFVYHEMMAHLSSNIHPNPKRALVIGGGDGGTIRELARYDSFEEIHLCEIDKHVTDVCLEYFPNVAGILKSDERVKLYFEDGIKFLENKKNYYDIICIDSTDPIGPAVGLFKEDFYKLCYESLTEDGIVIAQSESPWYHLPIIKDVQDSFRKIFPISKLATASLLAYQSGFWSFSIGSKRYNPIEDFNLEKAEKIEKFTKYYNSGIHKASFVLPNYVKKIFR, translated from the coding sequence ATGGAATTTTGGTTTTCTGAATTTCATTTACCAGGATTAAAATATTCATTAAAAGTAAAAGAATGTTTATATAGTGGTAAAAGTGAATATCAACGATTAGATGTCTTTGAAACAGAAGAGTTTGGAAGAGCATTTACATTAGATGGAATTTTAATGGTTACGGAAAAAGATGAATTTGTATATCATGAAATGATGGCACATTTATCATCAAATATTCATCCAAATCCCAAAAGAGCACTTGTAATAGGTGGTGGAGATGGAGGAACAATTAGAGAACTTGCAAGATATGATAGCTTTGAAGAGATTCATCTTTGCGAAATAGATAAACATGTTACTGACGTTTGTTTAGAATATTTTCCAAATGTAGCAGGAATATTAAAAAGTGATGAAAGAGTAAAATTATATTTTGAAGATGGTATAAAATTTTTAGAGAATAAAAAAAATTATTATGATATAATATGTATAGATTCTACAGATCCTATTGGACCGGCAGTAGGATTATTTAAAGAAGATTTTTATAAATTATGTTATGAATCATTAACAGAAGATGGAATAGTGATAGCACAATCAGAATCACCATGGTATCATTTACCAATAATAAAAGATGTTCAGGATTCATTTAGGAAAATATTTCCAATATCAAAACTTGCAACGGCATCTTTGCTCGCATATCAAAGTGGGTTTTGGTCTTTTAGCATAGGGTCTAAAAGATATAATCCAATAGAAGATTTTAATTTAGAAAAAGCTGAAAAAATAGAAAAATTTACAAAATATTATAATAGTGGAATACATAAAGCAAGCTTTGTATTGCCGAATTATGTAAAAAAAATATTCAGATAA
- a CDS encoding pyridoxal phosphate-dependent aminotransferase, with translation MEFSKRLEGITPSATLKIIAKVNELREKGENVISFGAGEPDFDTPLPIREAAKKAIDDGFTHYTSASGIVELKDAIINKLLRDNGLKYTRDNIIVSNGAKHSLYNALAAILNPKDEVIFANPYWVSYSEMVKLLGGVPVLVDTSFDNCFKLTAEAIEKKITSKTKAIIINTPNNPTGSVMSREELRKIGELAIKYNFYIISDEIYEKLIYDNEHVSIASISESIKNRTIVINGVSKAYAMTGWRIGYMAAPEKIAKLAVGFQGHTTSNPNSIAQKAVIAALNLDNKILDSMVLEFKKRRDYMYKKLSKIDKFILPDIPGGAFYIFVNIEKIGKNSEEVSEEILDIAKVGVVPGAAFGMDGFIRFSYANSLDEIEEGINRIEKLYK, from the coding sequence ATGGAATTTTCTAAAAGGTTAGAGGGTATAACTCCGTCAGCTACTTTAAAGATTATAGCAAAAGTAAATGAATTAAGAGAAAAAGGTGAAAATGTTATATCTTTTGGTGCAGGAGAACCTGATTTTGATACTCCACTTCCAATAAGAGAAGCGGCAAAAAAAGCTATTGATGATGGATTTACACATTATACATCAGCTAGTGGAATTGTTGAATTAAAAGATGCGATAATTAACAAATTACTTAGAGACAATGGATTAAAATATACAAGAGATAATATAATTGTATCTAACGGAGCAAAGCATTCTCTATATAACGCATTAGCGGCTATTTTAAATCCAAAAGATGAAGTTATATTTGCAAACCCCTATTGGGTGAGTTATAGTGAAATGGTGAAATTATTAGGAGGAGTTCCTGTTTTAGTTGATACAAGTTTTGATAATTGTTTTAAATTAACTGCAGAAGCTATTGAAAAAAAGATAACATCTAAAACAAAAGCTATAATTATTAATACACCTAATAATCCTACTGGGTCAGTAATGTCAAGAGAAGAATTAAGGAAAATTGGAGAGTTAGCTATAAAATATAATTTTTATATTATTTCGGATGAAATATATGAAAAATTAATATATGATAATGAACATGTATCTATTGCTTCTATTTCTGAGAGTATAAAAAATAGAACTATTGTAATAAATGGAGTATCAAAAGCTTATGCAATGACAGGATGGAGAATAGGGTATATGGCAGCTCCAGAAAAGATAGCAAAATTGGCGGTTGGATTTCAAGGTCATACAACTTCCAATCCAAACAGCATAGCACAGAAAGCTGTAATTGCAGCACTTAATTTAGATAATAAAATTTTAGATAGTATGGTTTTAGAATTTAAAAAAAGAAGAGATTATATGTATAAAAAACTTTCTAAAATAGATAAATTTATATTGCCTGATATTCCAGGAGGTGCTTTTTATATTTTTGTGAATATTGAAAAAATAGGTAAAAATTCAGAAGAGGTTTCTGAGGAAATATTAGATATTGCAAAAGTTGGAGTTGTACCAGGAGCTGCATTTGGAATGGATGGTTTTATTAGATTTTCATATGCTAATTCATTAGATGAAATAGAAGAAGGGATAAATAGAATTGAGAAATTATATAAATAG
- the tsaB gene encoding tRNA (adenosine(37)-N6)-threonylcarbamoyltransferase complex dimerization subunit type 1 TsaB has product MLILGIDTSTKISSVALYDSENGIISKLDLEVKFNHSDSLLKGIDTLFEFSKLKISDVDRVAVGIGPGSFTGVRVGIGTAKGIAFAIDKEIIGINSLEILANGISDSSDLIIPMIDARKERVYYGVYKYVDSKLKVVEQIRDGKVLDILEKYKDSKKILTGDGSINYRELILENGIKNIKFNKISRSKIDAGVLCEIAEKKEDDNIYLLEPEYISKSQAERQKEKIKIEV; this is encoded by the coding sequence ATGTTAATTTTAGGGATTGATACATCTACAAAAATAAGCAGTGTGGCATTATATGATAGCGAAAATGGAATTATATCTAAATTAGATTTAGAAGTGAAATTTAATCATTCAGACTCATTGTTAAAAGGAATAGATACCCTGTTTGAATTTTCTAAATTAAAAATATCAGATGTAGATAGAGTTGCTGTTGGAATAGGTCCAGGTTCATTTACAGGAGTAAGAGTAGGAATAGGAACTGCAAAAGGAATTGCTTTTGCAATAGATAAAGAAATTATTGGAATAAATAGTTTAGAAATTTTAGCAAATGGGATATCAGATAGTTCTGACTTGATTATTCCTATGATTGATGCAAGGAAAGAAAGAGTATATTATGGTGTTTATAAATATGTTGATTCTAAATTGAAGGTAGTAGAACAGATTAGAGATGGAAAAGTTTTAGATATCTTAGAAAAATATAAAGATAGCAAGAAAATTTTAACAGGCGATGGTAGTATAAATTATAGAGAGTTAATATTAGAAAATGGAATTAAAAATATTAAATTTAATAAAATATCTAGGTCTAAAATTGATGCTGGTGTTTTATGTGAAATTGCAGAAAAAAAAGAGGATGATAATATATACTTATTAGAACCTGAATATATATCAAAATCACAAGCTGAAAGACAGAAAGAAAAAATAAAAATAGAGGTGTAA
- the tsaE gene encoding tRNA (adenosine(37)-N6)-threonylcarbamoyltransferase complex ATPase subunit type 1 TsaE yields MKRKVNFNEINQIAEKLSKAIKSGDFIALVGDLGTGKTTFVKEIAKNLGITGEIKSPTFTYVREYKTKIGCPFYHFDVYRIGEPEEVYEIGYEDYINGDGIVIVEWADLIEEELPDKYIRITLEYSDEESRMMKIEVIGDEKRAEEIIQYVNFRD; encoded by the coding sequence ATGAAAAGAAAAGTTAATTTTAACGAAATAAATCAAATAGCTGAAAAATTATCTAAGGCAATAAAATCAGGAGATTTTATTGCCTTAGTCGGAGATTTAGGCACAGGAAAAACAACATTTGTAAAAGAAATAGCTAAAAATTTAGGTATAACAGGTGAGATAAAAAGTCCTACATTTACTTATGTGAGAGAGTATAAAACTAAAATTGGATGTCCATTTTATCATTTTGATGTATATAGAATAGGAGAGCCAGAAGAAGTTTATGAAATAGGATATGAAGATTATATAAATGGAGATGGAATAGTTATAGTTGAATGGGCTGATTTAATAGAAGAAGAGCTGCCAGACAAATATATAAGAATTACATTAGAATATTCAGATGAAGAAAGTAGAATGATGAAAATTGAAGTAATAGGGGATGAAAAACGAGCAGAGGAGATTATCCAATATGTTAATTTTAGGGATTGA
- a CDS encoding SLBB domain-containing protein, with amino-acid sequence MKNKIVILLVLLLINIISYGEVNLANNSVSSGTTIDNLSNLNSNLSNLNSNLSSLNNVSNNNVNNNVNDLNLENNEINTNKKQLNNNKEILKDDNSKKKIEDKKELERQTEDLYSKLKKRGFNDENNISMFGSSFFNNKSNSKQFLPSVVSVGKNYILSNGDYILVKFWSKNFSELSNTNNSKQGYNVYIDGSGNVFLNNFGALYVRGKSIKEVEKEIKEKGNKKYKDFNVDISLLKMRSIKVFVLGEVNKPGNYILNPMSGIVSSIYMADGITQNASLRNARILRSGKTIDVDIYDFLLGKDEKSNILLKDGDVVYVPVIKSKVTITGEIKRAGSYEFNEKDTVESIIKLAGGFLDNAYKLSVKLKRISGDSLKVFDVSDKKDFVVKSGDIIEIGKIKNNFENGIYIYGNIVRPGLYQLNKNERLQEILKKAGGILPDTYFKRGDIFRIGKDTLREKIPFSFEENPELKTGDTIFIYNLKDIGERSYVTVMGAVKKQGIYESFKNSKVSDAIFQAGGLKDTRVYLKRADIFRVEKDGGINVIPVNLGKILDGDKKADIELKKYDTLKVYNIEDVGEGREYVTVLGSVKKQGSYLLYGNNRKVSQIIFQAGGLKDTGVYLKRADIFRVEKDGGINVIPVNLGKILDGDKKSDIELKKYDTLRVYNYSEVKEFSKVYIYGEIRAAGKYDYYDKMTINDLIFHAKGLKNSSDKTKVEVVRNSVNGEKTSVIDVDINKNPNFKLQADDQIFVRKLINWEKKATVDISGYVNYPGKYSITKNETLNDVMKRAEWFKKGASPEGIKLYRKEKIASELQNINIDSDMKKTIDISNLTANARIVNLKYDSNKKRFIPDVILKDGDAIYIPEKVNYVKIIGEVYLPGIVTYNQNISLDNFLDLAGGIKETAAKNKIFVIRENGKTLRRGLFGGMKIKAGDTIVIPKNTTEKTDWIKKTMTVLDFFIRVVTAYKLAEATF; translated from the coding sequence ATGAAAAATAAAATAGTTATACTATTGGTATTATTATTAATAAATATTATAAGTTATGGGGAAGTTAATTTGGCTAATAATAGTGTATCGTCTGGAACTACAATTGATAATTTGAGTAATTTGAATAGTAATTTGAGTAACCTAAATAGTAATTTAAGCAGCTTAAACAATGTTTCAAATAATAATGTAAATAATAATGTAAACGATTTAAATTTAGAAAACAACGAAATTAACACAAATAAAAAACAATTAAATAATAATAAAGAGATATTAAAAGATGATAATTCAAAAAAAAAGATAGAAGATAAAAAGGAATTAGAAAGACAAACAGAAGATTTATATAGTAAATTGAAAAAAAGAGGTTTTAATGATGAAAATAATATATCAATGTTTGGAAGTTCTTTTTTTAATAACAAAAGTAATTCAAAACAATTTTTACCATCAGTTGTATCTGTAGGGAAAAATTATATACTTTCAAACGGAGATTATATTTTAGTGAAATTTTGGAGCAAAAATTTTTCAGAGTTATCTAATACGAATAATTCAAAACAAGGCTATAACGTATATATAGATGGTTCTGGAAATGTATTTTTAAATAATTTTGGGGCACTATATGTAAGAGGTAAGTCAATTAAAGAGGTAGAAAAAGAGATAAAAGAGAAAGGTAATAAAAAATATAAAGATTTTAATGTAGACATATCATTACTAAAAATGAGAAGTATAAAAGTTTTTGTATTAGGTGAAGTAAATAAACCAGGAAATTATATATTAAATCCAATGTCAGGGATTGTAAGTAGCATTTATATGGCGGATGGAATAACTCAAAACGCAAGTTTGAGAAATGCTAGAATTTTAAGAAGTGGAAAAACTATAGATGTAGATATATACGATTTTTTATTAGGAAAAGATGAAAAGAGTAATATTTTATTAAAAGATGGAGATGTAGTATATGTTCCTGTTATAAAATCAAAAGTAACAATAACTGGAGAGATAAAAAGAGCTGGAAGTTATGAATTCAATGAAAAAGATACAGTAGAGAGTATTATAAAATTAGCAGGTGGTTTTTTAGATAACGCATATAAATTAAGTGTTAAATTAAAAAGAATATCAGGAGATAGCTTAAAAGTTTTTGATGTATCAGATAAGAAAGATTTTGTTGTGAAATCAGGAGATATAATAGAAATTGGAAAAATAAAAAATAATTTTGAAAATGGTATATATATATATGGGAACATTGTGAGACCAGGATTGTATCAACTTAATAAGAATGAAAGATTACAGGAGATATTAAAAAAAGCAGGTGGGATTTTACCAGATACATATTTCAAAAGAGGAGATATATTTAGAATAGGAAAAGATACGCTTAGAGAAAAAATTCCTTTTTCATTTGAAGAAAATCCAGAATTAAAAACAGGAGATACAATTTTTATTTATAATTTAAAAGATATAGGAGAAAGAAGTTATGTAACAGTGATGGGAGCAGTAAAAAAACAAGGGATATATGAATCTTTTAAAAACAGTAAAGTTTCAGATGCTATTTTCCAAGCAGGCGGATTAAAAGATACAAGAGTATATTTAAAAAGAGCCGATATATTTAGAGTAGAAAAAGATGGGGGAATAAATGTAATACCTGTAAACTTAGGGAAAATACTAGATGGAGATAAGAAAGCGGATATAGAATTAAAGAAATATGATACACTAAAAGTTTATAATATAGAAGATGTAGGAGAAGGTAGAGAGTATGTAACGGTATTGGGTTCTGTTAAAAAACAAGGGAGTTATCTGTTATATGGAAATAATAGAAAAGTATCACAAATAATTTTCCAAGCAGGTGGATTAAAAGATACAGGAGTATATTTAAAAAGGGCTGATATATTTAGAGTGGAAAAAGATGGAGGAATAAATGTAATACCTGTAAACTTAGGTAAAATATTAGATGGAGATAAAAAATCAGATATAGAGTTAAAAAAATATGATACATTAAGAGTTTATAATTATTCTGAAGTTAAAGAATTTTCAAAGGTATATATTTATGGAGAAATAAGAGCAGCAGGTAAATATGATTATTATGATAAAATGACTATAAACGATTTGATATTTCATGCTAAAGGATTAAAAAATAGTTCTGACAAAACTAAAGTTGAAGTAGTTAGAAATAGTGTCAATGGAGAAAAAACATCAGTTATTGATGTGGATATAAATAAGAATCCTAATTTTAAATTGCAAGCGGATGATCAAATATTTGTAAGAAAATTAATTAATTGGGAAAAGAAAGCAACTGTAGATATAAGCGGATATGTAAATTATCCAGGAAAATATTCAATAACAAAAAATGAAACTTTAAATGATGTAATGAAAAGAGCAGAATGGTTTAAAAAAGGAGCTTCTCCAGAAGGAATAAAACTTTATAGAAAAGAAAAAATTGCATCTGAATTACAAAACATTAATATAGATAGTGATATGAAAAAAACTATAGATATATCTAATTTGACAGCTAATGCAAGAATTGTAAATTTAAAATATGATAGTAATAAAAAAAGATTTATTCCAGATGTAATATTAAAAGATGGAGATGCAATTTATATTCCAGAAAAAGTTAATTATGTAAAAATAATAGGAGAAGTGTATTTGCCAGGGATAGTTACATATAATCAAAATATTAGTTTAGATAATTTTCTAGATTTAGCTGGTGGAATAAAAGAAACAGCAGCTAAAAATAAAATTTTTGTTATTAGGGAAAATGGAAAAACATTAAGAAGAGGCCTGTTTGGCGGTATGAAAATAAAAGCGGGAGATACAATAGTAATACCTAAGAATACAACAGAAAAAACAGACTGGATAAAAAAGACAATGACTGTTTTAGATTTCTTTATAAGGGTAGTAACAGCTTATAAATTAGCAGAAGCAACATTTTAG
- the rfaE2 gene encoding D-glycero-beta-D-manno-heptose 1-phosphate adenylyltransferase: MKIIEKNNIEKIIKNLKQEKKTIVFTNGCFDILHVGHLRYLEEAKSYGDILVVGVNSDSSVRRLKGEKRPYVPENERMEMLAGLESVDYVVKFEEDTPIEILKQIKPDIHIKGGDYKEEDLPEAKVVKENGGIVKIVSLIQGKSTTNIIKEILNREDI, translated from the coding sequence TTGAAAATAATAGAAAAAAATAATATTGAAAAAATAATTAAAAATCTAAAACAAGAAAAAAAAACAATAGTTTTTACAAATGGGTGTTTTGATATTTTGCATGTGGGACATTTGAGATATTTGGAAGAAGCTAAAAGTTATGGGGATATATTAGTGGTAGGTGTTAATTCTGATTCGTCTGTTAGGAGATTAAAAGGAGAAAAAAGACCATATGTTCCAGAAAATGAAAGAATGGAAATGTTAGCTGGATTAGAATCAGTAGATTATGTAGTGAAATTTGAAGAGGATACTCCAATAGAAATATTAAAGCAAATAAAACCAGATATTCACATAAAAGGAGGAGATTACAAAGAGGAAGATCTTCCTGAAGCAAAAGTAGTAAAAGAAAATGGTGGAATTGTAAAAATAGTGTCGCTGATACAAGGAAAATCTACTACAAATATAATAAAAGAAATATTAAATCGGGAGGATATTTAA
- the upp gene encoding uracil phosphoribosyltransferase codes for MAVVEVNHPLISHKLTFLRNKNTDTKLFRETLNEIAGLMTYEVTKGLKLEEIEVETPVMKTKSYILPDKAVAVVPILRAGLGMVEGIITFIPTAKVGHIGVYRNEETLKPVYYYCKLPEDIADRKVILVDPMLATGGSANYAIDYLKKEGVKDIVFLSLIAAPEGIANVVKKHPDVDIYTAKIDEGLNEKGYIYPGLGDAGDRIFGTK; via the coding sequence ATGGCAGTAGTAGAAGTGAATCATCCTTTGATTTCTCATAAATTAACTTTTTTGAGAAATAAAAATACAGATACTAAACTTTTTAGAGAAACATTAAATGAGATAGCAGGTCTTATGACTTATGAAGTTACAAAAGGTTTAAAATTAGAAGAGATAGAAGTGGAAACACCTGTAATGAAGACAAAATCATATATATTGCCAGACAAAGCGGTTGCGGTAGTTCCAATTTTGAGAGCAGGTCTTGGAATGGTGGAAGGAATAATTACGTTTATACCAACAGCTAAAGTAGGTCATATTGGAGTTTATAGAAATGAAGAAACTTTAAAACCTGTATATTATTATTGCAAATTACCTGAAGATATTGCAGATAGAAAAGTTATTTTGGTAGATCCTATGTTAGCTACAGGTGGTTCTGCAAATTATGCAATAGATTATTTAAAAAAAGAAGGGGTAAAAGATATTGTTTTTTTATCGTTAATAGCTGCACCAGAAGGAATTGCAAATGTGGTAAAAAAGCATCCTGATGTAGATATATATACTGCAAAGATAGATGAAGGTTTAAATGAAAAAGGATATATTTATCCAGGTCTTGGAGATGCTGGAGATAGAATTTTTGGGACAAAGTAG
- the rpmE gene encoding 50S ribosomal protein L31, whose translation MREGIHPDYKLITVECSCGNSFETKSTYSKGDTLKVAVCSNCHPFYTGKSRFVDETGRVDKFRKKYGLK comes from the coding sequence GTGAGAGAAGGAATACATCCAGATTATAAACTAATTACAGTAGAGTGTTCTTGCGGTAATAGTTTTGAAACAAAATCAACATATTCAAAAGGAGATACTTTGAAAGTAGCAGTATGTTCAAATTGCCATCCTTTTTATACTGGTAAAAGTAGATTTGTTGACGAAACAGGTAGAGTTGATAAATTCAGAAAAAAATATGGTCTTAAATAA
- a CDS encoding MBL fold metallo-hydrolase: MKIEKFILGKFQSNCYMLTNGNEVTIIDPGSYEVENIIKYMNMNKMQLKRILLTHGHFDHIMGLKIFLNYFENVEIVIGEEEINFLENEKLNLSEMLNEKLKFDINKLNLIKVKENDEIDNFLVINTPGHTIGSKSYYFKSENIMFVGDFIFENAIGRTDFPTGNFMQLKDSIKKILIFKDELIIMSGHGRNTVLGKERKRLEKY, translated from the coding sequence ATGAAAATAGAGAAATTTATATTAGGAAAATTTCAGTCAAATTGTTATATGTTGACAAATGGCAATGAGGTTACAATAATTGATCCTGGAAGTTATGAAGTTGAAAATATAATAAAATATATGAACATGAATAAAATGCAATTAAAAAGAATTTTATTAACACATGGTCATTTTGATCATATTATGGGTTTGAAAATTTTTTTAAATTATTTTGAAAATGTGGAAATAGTAATTGGAGAAGAAGAAATAAATTTTTTAGAAAATGAAAAATTAAATTTATCAGAAATGTTAAATGAAAAATTGAAGTTTGATATAAATAAATTGAATTTAATAAAAGTGAAAGAAAATGATGAAATTGATAATTTTTTAGTAATAAATACACCTGGACATACAATTGGAAGTAAATCTTATTATTTTAAAAGTGAAAATATAATGTTTGTAGGGGATTTTATATTTGAAAATGCAATAGGAAGAACGGACTTTCCAACTGGAAATTTTATGCAACTAAAAGATAGTATAAAAAAAATATTAATATTTAAAGATGAATTAATTATTATGTCTGGGCATGGAAGAAACACTGTTTTAGGGAAAGAAAGAAAAAGATTGGAAAAATATTAA
- the ychF gene encoding redox-regulated ATPase YchF, with the protein MIGIGIVGLPNVGKSTLFNAITKAGAAEAANYPFCTIEPNVGMVTVPDRRLEELAKIINPQRIQAATVEFVDIAGLVKGASKGEGLGNQFLSNIRNTAAICQVVRCFEDENITHVDGAIDPIRDIETINGELILSDLEIVERGIVKNSKLAKSGNKESKNLITVLTKIKEHLEEFNLIRTLNLNEEEMALVKQYQFLTIKPMMFAANVSEEEINSGNKYVDKVKEYADTQNAEVVIVSAKVEAELSELDDEDKEMFLEEIGIEEPGLNRLIRAGYKLLNLQTYFTAGVKEVRAWTIKIGATAPKAASEIHTDFEKGFIRAKVVSFDDFIKYNGWKGSQEAGGLRIEGKEYVVQDGDLMEFLFNV; encoded by the coding sequence ATGATAGGAATAGGAATAGTAGGGTTACCAAATGTAGGCAAATCAACACTTTTTAATGCAATAACAAAAGCTGGAGCTGCAGAAGCTGCAAATTATCCTTTTTGTACAATAGAACCAAATGTAGGTATGGTAACAGTGCCTGATAGGAGATTGGAAGAGCTAGCTAAAATAATAAATCCACAGAGAATACAGGCTGCAACTGTCGAATTTGTAGATATAGCAGGATTGGTAAAAGGTGCTTCTAAAGGAGAAGGATTGGGGAATCAATTTTTATCTAATATAAGAAATACAGCTGCAATTTGTCAAGTTGTAAGATGTTTTGAAGATGAAAATATAACTCACGTAGATGGAGCTATTGATCCGATTAGAGATATTGAAACTATAAATGGAGAACTTATTTTGTCTGATTTAGAAATTGTTGAAAGAGGAATAGTAAAAAATTCAAAATTAGCTAAAAGTGGTAATAAAGAATCTAAAAATTTAATTACTGTATTGACAAAAATAAAAGAGCATTTAGAAGAATTTAATTTAATAAGAACTTTGAATTTAAATGAAGAAGAGATGGCATTAGTAAAACAATATCAATTTTTAACAATAAAACCAATGATGTTTGCAGCAAATGTATCAGAAGAAGAGATAAATAGTGGTAATAAGTATGTAGATAAAGTGAAAGAATATGCAGACACACAAAATGCAGAAGTTGTAATAGTATCTGCTAAAGTGGAAGCAGAGCTTTCTGAATTAGATGATGAAGATAAAGAGATGTTTTTAGAAGAGATAGGAATAGAAGAGCCTGGTTTGAATAGATTAATAAGAGCAGGATATAAACTTTTAAATCTGCAAACGTATTTTACAGCTGGAGTAAAAGAAGTTAGAGCTTGGACAATAAAAATAGGAGCTACAGCACCTAAAGCTGCTAGTGAAATTCATACAGATTTTGAAAAAGGTTTTATAAGAGCTAAAGTTGTATCTTTTGATGACTTTATAAAATATAACGGTTGGAAAGGTTCTCAAGAAGCAGGTGGATTAAGGATTGAAGGAAAAGAATACGTAGTGCAAGATGGAGATTTGATGGAATTCTTATTTAATGTATAA
- a CDS encoding STAS domain-containing protein → MINKIILQGDIQLFNIMEYEKKLKYNSLEKYTDILKIDMSNVGYIDLSGVLLFLKMKREYKKRGIKICLEKLNINILKLFKEVNLIDEFKIKNI, encoded by the coding sequence ATGATTAATAAAATAATTCTACAAGGAGATATACAGTTATTTAATATAATGGAATATGAAAAAAAGTTAAAATATAATAGTTTAGAAAAATATACTGATATTTTAAAAATAGATATGTCAAATGTAGGTTATATAGATTTATCAGGTGTATTGCTTTTTTTAAAAATGAAAAGAGAATATAAAAAAAGAGGTATTAAAATATGTTTGGAAAAATTAAATATTAATATATTAAAACTATTTAAAGAAGTTAATTTAATTGATGAATTTAAAATAAAGAACATTTAA